The Myxococcales bacterium sequence CAATATGCTCCGCGGCGACGCGTATCGCACGCTGCTGCGAAGCGACCGGAAGTTCGATTTGATCGTCTCGGAGCCCAGCAACCCGTGGGTTACCGGCGTCGAGATGCTCTACAGCCGCGAGTTCCTGCAGGCAGCGAGGGAGCACCTCGAGCCGGGTGGTGTGTATGCGCAGTGGTTCCACGTCTACGAAACCGACTCTGAGGTCGTCGCTCTCGTGCTCCGCACCTACGCCGAAGTGTTCCCGCACATCTCCGTCTGGTTCGCCCTCGGGTCGGACCTGCTGCTAATTGGCCACAATCGGATGGACCGCGCGCTGGACGTCGACGCGCTCGCGAAGCGGTTTGCCCAACCCGATTTCACTGCCGGGTTCGCCCGGGTCGGGATCACTAGCTTTGCCCAGCTCCTCTCCCACGAGTTGGTGCCCCTCGGCACGATTCACGCAACCGAACTCGAGGGCGAGATCCAGACCCTGCGGCATCCGCTCTTGAGCTACTGGGCCGCCAAGGCGTTCTTCCTGGGAAAGCCGGCGTACCTCCCCAATCTCTCCAGCTCGATTCACCGGGAAGTCGCACTGCGGAACTCACTCCTCCATCGTTATTCAGGCGGTGCGGACATCCTGCCCGAGCGGGTCATCGAGACGGCGGCGCGCGAGATGTGTCGGCTCAGACGCGCGGAGCAGTGCGCCACGCTAATGGCCCGCTGGCAGCTGGACCGTCCGGGATCTCCACGATTCAAGAAAACACTCTCGGAGCTGCGTCAGATCAACCCCGCCTCGCGCAGCCAACTCACCGACAAAAACTTGAGGAAGCTGCGGATGCTTTTCGACGGCAGCGTCCCGGTCGTCCCCCCTTCCGCACTGCCGACCCAGGCCGAATCACTTACGAAACGGTTCTTGCAGCACTACCATCACGTGGTGCCCTTCGACCGACGCGTGATCGAGGCCGCCTGGCGCCGCTGCAACGTCGACGATTGTGATATCAGACAACAGGACGCCTGGGAGACATTTGGTCCCTTCGGCGGATCCGCCTTACACCTGTCGGAATCAGCCGCTCCAGGGAAACGCGAACCAACGGTGTCGGCCCTGGACACCAAAGAACACGATCAAAACTTCGACAGCAAGGAGAATTGAGAGAGGATGTCCCCCGTCATACGCGCCACCCTGCGAATCCCTCTTCTCGCCTTTCTTCTCCTCGCGCTCGCGTGCGGTCCGAGCGATCCATTGGAAGAGATCCGAGAATTGCACAGCACTGGCAAATTTACGGAAACTCTCGCTCCGCTGCGGAAGATCGTCGACAAGGACCCATCGCAAAGCGAGGCGTTCTTGCTGCTCGGGACGGCACTGCTGCGTACGGGCAGCGGTGGGCTCGCCGTGTGGCCGCTTCGCAAGGCCGCCGAGGCGACCGAATACAGGGTCGTGGCCGGCATGCTCCTGACCGAGGCGATGATCGAGAGCCGAACTGCACCCGATGCGGTCGAGGAGATCGATCTGGTCTTGGCGATCGAGCCCAATAATCTCGACGCCCTGATGCTGCGAGTGGAAGCCAACAAAGCAGCGGCGAATCACGATGATGTGCTCGTGGCCATCGATCGGGTGCTCGAACAGGATCCCACGAACCTCCCGGTGTTGGTGACTCGTGTGACGACGCTGATCTCGCTGAATCGAATCGAAGAAGCCAACGCAGCTCTCGATGTCGCACAGTTGAACTTCGACGCCGACGACGGGACGATCGCGGTGGGGATGCTCGCGAGACTGTGTGTCGCCCGCGCCTTGTTCGCGTTCGAGAATGGCGATCACGAGACGGCAGACATGCATTTTGCCGAGTGTGCCGAGCGATTTCCCACCGAGAGAGTCGCCGTCGAGGAGATCGTCTCGTATTACGATCGGACCGGACGATACAAACGCGCCACCCAGGTCCTCGAACGCGCCTCCGCTGAGGCGAAGAACAGTGGCGTGTTTCGCACGAACCTCGCACGGCGGCACGGAGCCATGGGCAATATCGATGTGGAGGAGCGCATTCTGCGCGAAGAAGCAGAGTCGCGGGAAACCGCGATTGCGTGGTTCGTTCTCGCTGATCACTACGTGTCGCGCGACTTGTACGACAAGGCAATCGTTGCTTTCGAAGAGGCAGTCGCGATCACTCCGGGAGCGCCGCGTCTTCGCTTTGCCTATGCCGACACCCTTGTTCAGGCCCAAGAATTCAAGAAGGCCCGCGAGGCGATAAGCCGGCTGGACCAGTCCGAACTCCGAAACCT is a genomic window containing:
- a CDS encoding tetratricopeptide repeat protein, which encodes MSPVIRATLRIPLLAFLLLALACGPSDPLEEIRELHSTGKFTETLAPLRKIVDKDPSQSEAFLLLGTALLRTGSGGLAVWPLRKAAEATEYRVVAGMLLTEAMIESRTAPDAVEEIDLVLAIEPNNLDALMLRVEANKAAANHDDVLVAIDRVLEQDPTNLPVLVTRVTTLISLNRIEEANAALDVAQLNFDADDGTIAVGMLARLCVARALFAFENGDHETADMHFAECAERFPTERVAVEEIVSYYDRTGRYKRATQVLERASAEAKNSGVFRTNLARRHGAMGNIDVEERILREEAESRETAIAWFVLADHYVSRDLYDKAIVAFEEAVAITPGAPRLRFAYADTLVQAQEFKKAREAISRLDQSELRNLVLGRILLGEGNARGALKAFEAGIKLWPNNAVGRFLAGQAAERVGNFPRAISHYRESFRTDPGGTDAGYALAELYASQGVTNDALQIANRYIHAHARDPDAYLLSVRLAHSVGRRKIVTEGLQRLSQMPGQAAVASAEEATLLASDGKATEAVQAVEATGLDLTDPSNAIAFRVLIEQLGMLEQHEKAAGLIDLSLAAHPDKAVFFELQGSALSTEGKADRARASYERALEMESTNWRALSGLAALTEKAGDSTKALALYDRAIVASPEDPGPALAAIALVREQDPEDTVSRLVRFLDLHPRTASAANELAGLLADRGELNRATSYASRAAWFRLPEAKETVERIEKLRAAAAPASASEDESTE